From a single Microcoleus sp. FACHB-672 genomic region:
- a CDS encoding S-layer homology domain-containing protein: protein MKRFASLLSLTMLLQFLPAIAQAQETSDPIQEVVAAGLMTNFQDGNFYPEKPLSRAELATILVKTFKLDKRAAAQKETVLEVPDVPTSHWASNDIQVVLKTGIMNGYRDGMFFPNQRVSRAEAFAIFAQAHGVFQFPDENVAAIMGKYPDSATIPAWAKKSMATALYEGFVNTDASNSINPLNPMTRADMAYALSQYLERQQKPASVPSAES, encoded by the coding sequence ATGAAACGGTTTGCTAGCCTTCTCTCACTTACAATGCTGTTGCAATTCTTGCCGGCTATCGCTCAAGCTCAAGAAACGTCTGATCCCATCCAAGAAGTAGTTGCGGCTGGGTTAATGACGAACTTCCAAGATGGAAACTTTTACCCAGAAAAACCTTTAAGCCGCGCCGAACTCGCAACGATTTTGGTAAAAACCTTTAAGCTGGATAAACGCGCTGCCGCCCAAAAAGAAACAGTGCTGGAAGTTCCTGATGTTCCCACTTCTCACTGGGCATCTAACGACATTCAAGTTGTTTTAAAAACCGGCATTATGAACGGCTATCGGGATGGAATGTTTTTCCCGAACCAAAGAGTGAGTCGGGCAGAAGCCTTTGCAATTTTCGCGCAAGCGCATGGCGTCTTTCAGTTTCCGGATGAAAACGTTGCCGCCATTATGGGCAAATATCCGGATTCTGCAACGATACCGGCTTGGGCAAAAAAATCAATGGCGACAGCGTTGTATGAGGGATTTGTAAATACTGATGCGAGTAACAGTATTAATCCTTTAAATCCCATGACACGGGCAGATATGGCTTACGCATTAAGTCAATACTTGGAACGGCAACAAAAACCGGCTTCTGTTCCCAGCGCAGAGAGTTAA
- a CDS encoding cupin domain-containing protein has protein sequence MNQTMEIKVDRQPSEEHLNRLGAFSWGIWTKEASEFPWTYDEAETCYFLEGDVVVTPAEGEPVEMGKGDLVTFPAGMSCIWNIRKDVKKHYRFG, from the coding sequence GTGAACCAGACGATGGAAATTAAAGTTGATCGTCAACCTAGTGAAGAACACCTCAACCGGCTGGGTGCTTTTAGCTGGGGAATTTGGACGAAAGAAGCCTCTGAGTTTCCCTGGACGTATGACGAAGCGGAAACTTGCTACTTCTTAGAAGGAGATGTGGTGGTGACACCGGCAGAAGGTGAGCCGGTTGAAATGGGCAAAGGAGATTTAGTCACATTTCCAGCTGGAATGTCTTGCATTTGGAACATTCGCAAGGATGTGAAAAAGCATTATCGATTTGGATAA
- a CDS encoding YwqG family protein, which translates to MKNFELPLGLERFRSQFEATVKPYIEIQTHVTREVNPWQSKFAGFPYLPKNFDYPKTPEGEYLYLLAQINFEEVPHLEGFPNKGILQFYISEPGEFYGCDWDKPTIQEGFRVLYFPEPDFNENNLLTDFSFLPTLWHRNYSPFGSYSSYTPDRKDCFALTFKLNSSPITPEDFNFNQLIKGEIEEVLKENNFLLWNEYHNQFELGHRLGGYPEFIQSDPRENLPEEADPYILLLQIDSDDSGTDKIYIHWGDGGICNFFIKESALRNLDFSSVLYNWDCA; encoded by the coding sequence ATGAAAAATTTTGAACTTCCTCTTGGTTTAGAAAGGTTTAGAAGTCAATTTGAAGCAACTGTCAAGCCCTATATTGAAATCCAAACTCACGTGACAAGAGAAGTGAATCCTTGGCAAAGTAAATTTGCTGGATTTCCCTACTTGCCCAAAAACTTTGATTATCCCAAAACTCCAGAGGGTGAATATCTCTACCTCCTTGCCCAAATTAACTTCGAAGAGGTTCCGCACTTGGAGGGATTTCCCAATAAAGGAATTCTCCAATTTTATATCTCTGAACCAGGAGAGTTTTACGGTTGTGATTGGGACAAACCGACGATTCAGGAAGGTTTTCGCGTTCTTTATTTTCCCGAACCTGACTTTAACGAGAATAACCTTCTCACAGACTTCAGTTTCTTACCAACTTTGTGGCATAGAAACTATAGTCCTTTCGGCAGCTATTCTTCATATACGCCAGACAGAAAAGACTGCTTTGCTTTAACTTTCAAATTAAACTCTTCTCCTATCACACCCGAAGATTTTAATTTTAACCAATTAATTAAAGGTGAAATAGAGGAGGTACTTAAAGAGAATAACTTCTTGCTATGGAACGAATATCATAATCAATTTGAGTTAGGACATCGGTTAGGAGGTTATCCTGAATTTATTCAAAGCGATCCCAGAGAAAACTTGCCAGAAGAAGCAGATCCGTACATTCTACTGTTGCAAATTGACTCTGATGATAGCGGCACTGACAAAATTTATATCCACTGGGGAGATGGGGGTATATGCAACTTTTTTATCAAAGAATCAGCCTTGAGAAATCTTGATTTTTCTAGCGTTTTGTATAATTGGGATTGTGCATAA